The Planctomycetia bacterium region TGCTTCCCGCCATGGAAGAGCGTGCACGGACATGGGATTCGGAGGGCGCCCCGAACCAAGCGATGCAGCGGACTCGCGATGAAGCCAAGCGTTGTGGGTGATCGTGTGGGCGCGAGCCGCTGATCGCCATCGTTATGTGGTCTACTTCGTCCGCTCAAGCAGGGCGTCTAGCGTGTCAGCGTCCTCTGCCATCCCTTCAAACGCATCGTTCTGCGAGATGTACCGCGATGCCCTGTAAATCGCCCCGCGATCCGCTGCGGTGAGCGTGAGGCGAGACGTAATCGTATCCAGCGTGTCGGCCGCCAGCCGGATCGCGTCGGCGTCCTGCTCGCTGGCGGTGCGGCCCGCGATCTCTCGCAGAATTTGTTGAAGCGAAACCGTCTCGTATGCCATCTTGCTCCTCCGTCTCCATACGCTCACATAACCAAGACGATGCAGCGGACTGCGCCGCTGATCGCAAGCGTTATCACAGCGTCTCAACCCACTCCGCCGACTCTGCATCGAAGTGCTTGCGCCAAAACTTCGCCTCGTCCTCCCAGCCGGAGCCCGTGCGCTCCTTGTCTATCGTCATCGCTTTGCATCGCCAATACTGAGCATCGCCGTACAACCACAGCGAGACGAAAGCAAGCAGCAGCGTCATACCTTGCCAGAACATCGCTTCCACGCCATCCTCCTTTGTTTCCAGTGTGATAACCACGCGATGCAGCGGACGAGCCGCTGATCGCAAGCGTTAGGCCAAGGAGAAGCCCAGAGCCAGAGCCGTGTTGGCGTGACGGTGCCGGTTGCTGCATGATGCTGAACGGCGGTGCCTGGGCTGCCCCACCGTGAACACGAACATGAACCTCGCATACAGAATTGCGATCGCTTGCGGAGCGGCGCCGCTTCTCATCGGTGTCACCATTTTCCTCCTGTGGTGCGTAACGCGATGGGATTGGTTGATGCTGGCAGGCATCGCTACTCTTTACGGCGGAGTTGCTGCGTTCGTTATCGGCGCTCTTGCGCTTGCTGCCTTCTCCTGGATGGCATGGCGATCTCCAGGAAATCCACAACCGCGATGCGCACTCCGGATATTCGCCTGTAGCCTACTGCTGGTCTCGAACTTTCCCGCAGCGGGTGGGATTATCGCGGCAGTCATAGCCATCGAGACTCGCTATGTGGTCATCGTCCAGAACAACTCACAGCAGGTCCTCAGCAGCATTCGCCTTAGTGGCGGGGGCTGCGAGGTTGAGATCGGAACTCTTAAGCCCAGCAGCGTTGCCCGACGCGTGTTGCGCATTCAGGGCGAGGGCTCGCTTGAGCTGCGCGCTCTCAAAGGCACTTCTGCTGTCTCGCACACAATAGATCCCTATGTCTGTTGCGGCATGGGCGGCCACAAAACAGTCATTATCGGTAGCGATGAATCGATTTCTGTTTCCGACTGAGGATGCCTAACAAAGCCTTGCAGCAGAATCGCGATGACGTCCTGCGGAGTTGAGAATCAATCGGCTGCGATCTGCTGAAGGCAGCCGTTCTGCGAATAAGCGATGCGTACGATTGGACTGATCGCGTTGACGCTGTGCATGGGCGGCTGCTCGCCGCGGGCAGTCCCCGTCGAAACCCCTATCGCGACAGCCTACTCGGACGGCTTCGAAGTGATCGTCTGTGAACCGGACGCGGCGGCCGGGCGAGCGAAAGTCCGGAGTCTTCCGCTGGAGCAAGCGGAAGCCGAAATTGCGAAAGGGGCGTCCGGCCTGATCAAAGGCGATCCGAAGCAAGCGGAAAGCGATTTGCGTTCGAACCAAGGCGTTGAAGTGGCGAGCGTCAATGTGACGTCGCTCGGCGACAACAAGCAACGCGTGCTCTACTCGCTGCATTACGGAAGCCGCACCTTCGCTTACCAATACCTCGTTGATGGGGCCCGCGTGACCCCTGAGAAAAGCGAGTATCGAGATCTCGCAAAGAGTCGCGCTGTCCTCTATCAAGACAAACGGCAGAACTAAGCGATGCAGCGGACTCGCGATAAAGTCGGGTGGTGTGGAAAGTCCAAGGTCGCGAGCCGCTGATCGCGGACGTTCTGCGGCAGGTACGCCTCGCCGCGGGCGGTAGGTCACAACTGGTCTTCGGAGCGACCGCCGCGGTAGACTTGAGTCGACGGCGATCTCCGTCGCGACGTTTGGAGAGGTGCCCCATGCACTCGGTTAAGTATGTCCATTGGCAGGAAGGCGACTGGTGGCTCGGCTACCTTGAGGAATATCCGGATTACTGGACGCAAGGTGAGACCCTGCAAGATCTGGTCGAGCACTTGAAGGATCTCTATCTCGATCTTTCGGGGGGGCATATTCCTGGTGCTCGCAAGGTTGGTGAGCTCGTCATGCCATGAAGCGTGTCGATCTGATCAAGGCTATCGAGGCGAGCGGTTGCGTATTGGTGAGACATGGTGGACGGCATGACTGGTATCGCAACCCAGCCACAGGTGTCTCCCAGCCAGTGCCTCGCCATCGTGAGGTCAAGGAACCTCTTGCGCGGCGAATAATCGGAATGCTCACAGAGGAATCAAAAGAGCAACAGAGCGACGAAGGCGGTTCAGAAGACGCAGAACCAGGCGATGCAGCGGACTCGCGATAAAGTCTGGCTGCATGGAAAGGCCCTTGGTCGCGAGCCGCTGATCGCAATCGTTCGGCAACAGGAAGCCCAGAGCCAGAGCCGGAGTAGCGCGACGCAACTGGTTGAAGCCAGCGACGACGACGGAGGAATCGCAAATGGCTGACGTGTGTGAGGATGTGAAGGTTGTGAGCAATCCTGGCTCCAACTCACTTGAGGTGTGGTTCGAGCCGTGGGGCATGTCCCACTCGCTTCTGGCGGGTGAGTCGTTTCGCGTGGTAGGTCGCAGCGATCAGCCCGGTGAGTTGGAGGTTGTCGCCGCCGATGGAGCGGTAGCAGTTTACGCCTGGCCAGGATCAACAGTGATGGTGTACAAGGGCGACACATTGGTAGACGATTTCAACATCGTTTTCCCGGAACTCCCGCCAGGCATGTCCGCACGCGGTTTCGTGGAGTTCATGTTTGGTGGTCCGGGAGGGCCGGGCCATCAATCAACCAACCCAGTCGACTCGTCGCATTCAGGTCGATCTCGGCCTTGGTGGAAGTTGTGGTAGCGTTCGGTGCCGTCAATCCGAAAGTCGATAGATGCAAGCGGCAATTGTGGCGGAATGGTAGCGGGATTTAGCGATCAGTGATTATGGCAGCGTCATCCGTGATCCCGGTAAGTTCTCAATGCTCTTTGGCGTTCCAGAATCAGGCATGCCGAACAAAGCCTTGCAGCAGAATCGCGGTGACGTCCTGCGGAGTTGAGAATCTGTTGGCTGCGATCTGCTGAAGGCAGCCGTTCGGCAACAGGAAATCCAAGAGCCAGAGCCGAAGGGCCCAAAGGCCCGCTGGCCGGTAGCGCATAGTGCGGCAACAGGATTGTGGCGATGAAGGAAAATGACGCTCCGTCACCGCAGATCTCGCTTCAGCGCGTGCGCAATCGCATCATCGAGTACCTTGAGGTAGCGAGTTCGTTTGACAGCCAGCGCGAATATCACGCTAACGCACCTGTCTCCGTGCCAAACGAAATGATTAACCAATGGGAGGACTGGGTGGCCGACCCGACCTCTCCTCTGTGGGCCCCTCCGGTGATCAGCCCGGCTGAGCGAGCGGCAATCGCTGACTTTCACGCGGTGTGGCGGAAGGTCGCTGACTCCACCCCGAATCATTTGCCACCGCTTGAGCAAACCATTGAGCTACCCGCTTGGGAGCGGCTTCGTGCTGCGGCCGAGTGCTCGCTTCGTGTGTTTCAGCAGAGAGGCCGACTGCCTGAAGACCGTGCTATCTAAGTCTCTTCAGCATGGCCTGCACGATCGTATTGTCACCGCTCCCAGGCACCAAGGCATGCCGAACCAACCGATGCAATGGACTCGCGATGATGCCCAGCGGCATGGATAATCTTTTGGTCGCGAGCCATTGATCGGGGCCGTTCTGGCTCTTCCACCCCGCCGCCGCCGTCCGCCGCTGGCTGAGGCTGAAATGCTTGATGCTCAGAAGATCGTCGCGAACATAGTGACCCGTATTGGCTGGGTATATGACCGCCCGCTCATGTACGGCGTCACCGCAGCGGAGGTCGAGGTGGTACTCGAGTGCTTGCACTCGATTTGGGCCATGTGCCTTGGCCGAGATGAGCAGTATCGAACGGCGATGGCGGATCTTCACCGCCAGTTGGACCATCACGCCATGAATTCCTTCACGTGGTACGCACAGCAGCATCCGCATGCTCGCGACGAGGAGATCGCCGCTTACGTCGTATGGTTTTTCAAGCGGCTCGACGCTTCGCTCGGACTAACAACAACGCTTGATGCTGCAGGCAAGCCAGAACCAACCGATGCAATGGACTCGCGATGAAGCCCTGCGGTGTGGACAATCTTCACGGCGCGAGCCATTGATCGGAATCGTTAGGCCACGGATACCAGAGCTAGAGCCAGAGCCGTGTTGGTTTGAAGTTGATCCGAGGTTGCTGACGTGGATTTTTTCATTCACGATACTTACGTTTCAGTGCCGCCTGGTGTGGTTGCGGTGGTCGGCGTGCTCATCGCCCTGGCGCTCGTGGTGTTCTTGGCTCGCAATCGAGAGTAGTTGGGCTTCCGCTATTGATGACATCGCATTGGCCCCGTGGTAGGATGCCCTCATGATCGATATCGACCAGACCCTCACCGAATTGACCGCATTGCCAGTTCTCGACCGATTGCGGGTCGTCGAGTCCCTGTGGGACAGCATCCCAGATGATGCGCCAGTTGAGATTTCCCCCGACCAGCGAGCCGAGTTGATGCGGCGACTCGACTCCCTTGAGCGATCGCCTGAACAGTTGCTCACTTGGGAAGAAGTGCTGAATCGGCTTGGTCGCGCGGGATGAAGTTCAAGCCTCGGTTTCTTCCCGAGTTTGCCGCCGATCTCGAAGCAGGGCGCTGTTGGTATGAGGCTCGGACGCCAGGGCTCGGCGCTGACTTTGTTTTGGAGTGCTCACGAGCCCTGGTAGCAATCCAAAAGAATCCGGAGTGGGTGCAAGCAGACCCCGATGGCATCCGTTCGCGTCGCATTAATCGCTTTCCGTATGTGATTCATTTCGTCCTGAAGCAAGATGTGATTGTGTTTCTTGCCGTCATGTTCGGTGGGCGAGATCCATCAGCGTGGCGTGGACGGGCCTAACAAAGCCTTGCAGCAGAATCGCGATGACGTCCTGCGGAGTTGAGAATCCATTGGCTGCGATCTGCTGAAGACAGCCGTTAGGCAACAGGATGCAAGCGCCAGAGCCGAGAAGGCTCAAGCCGGATTGGTGCTTCGCCAGGTGATCGTGGCCGCTGTCCTCATCGCGATGGCCGCAAGTGCCCCTCGAACATCAACTGGTCGTTCAACCAGGTACTTCGAGATCGATTGGTGGGCGTAGGCCCTGCTTCATCGGCCGGTGGTTCCTGCCCGAGGTCGGCTGTCGCATAGCGTAGTGGGCCGAATCACCGGGCGTCAGTCGTGCAGGGCCTGGTACCGAGGCGATGCGTCATTCCAGTTCGTTGATTCAGTCTGCATAGGTGGGTGTGGGCCCGTGACGCCGTCTGGTGGTGCGAAGCCGAACCCCTTCATCGCCGATTGGGTAGTACTCGTCTATAATCCGCCTCTGTGGCAGGAGTTCCGGCGAGCACGTTTTGTTGGAAGCTACGATTCGGGAGTGTGGAGTGTGCTGAGCGTGAAAGGGAATGCATCCAAGCCCGAAGTTTCGGCCAGGCTAGCCGACTACTTCCATCGCAACGGGTATGTTCGCCGGATTGATGCGGTTCGGCGCGCCGAGGAAGGGCAGTTCTATAAGAAAGGAGCTGAAGTCCGATTGGTCGCGAACTCCCGAGCTGAGTTGGCCGAGATTCGTCGCCTCCTGCGTCAAGCCGGCCTTGAGCCAGGGCGGCCATTCGCCAAGGGGAGGCAATGGCGGCAGCCGTTGTATGGCGTGGCGGCAGTCGCTCGGTTCTTGGCCTTGGTAGAGGATGCCTAACAAAGCCTTGCAGCAGTATCGCGATGACGTCCTGCGGTATTGAGGATCTATTGGCTGCGATCTGCTGAAGGCAGCCGTTCTGCCAGGGGTCGGTCACGAGGCGGCGTGAGCGGTTGTCATCATTCCTGCGTTGGCACGTCCCAGTCGCGCAGCTTCGCATGCAGCTGCGCGACCTTCCCCATGAAATGATCCATCGAGTACCGGCCGGCGGCGAGCACGATGTGCTTCTTGGCCGTCTCCATGTCGCCCGACGACTCGGCATGGAGGCCCAGATAGAGATGGGCGTAGCAGAGCTGGTTGCGCCGCGCCCCCTCCGGGCCCGCCTCGGCCGCGGCCAGGACCTGGGCCGCCGTGCCCTGGCACTCGTAGAGGGCGCGGATCTCGCGCATCGGCACCCGGTCGTCCTCGCCGACCGGCAACAGCGCCTTCCGCGCCGCGGCCGGATCCTCCTGCCGAGCCACGCAGGCGAAGTGCCAGGTGACGTTCTCCACATCGGCCGGATTGGCGCCGCGATGGACCTCGAACTGCCGACGGCCGTCGGCGAATCGGCCCGCGTAGTACAGCGCCAGCCCGCGCTGCCAGAGCTGCGGCTCGAGTTCGGGACGGGCCGCGACGAGCGCGTCGAAGTCGCGGGCTGACTCGGCCGGCTGGCCGGCGAACAACAGCCGGACTCCATCGTCGAAGAGCTGCCGCGGCGTTCGTTCCTCAGCACGGCCGGCCACGGCCAACAGGCCGACGGAGATGAGCATGAGCCCGAACCACGGTCGCGAAGAAACGCGGTGCATCGATCGTTCTCCGGGAAGTCGGCAGCTGATCAGCGGGCCACGACGGCGTCGAGCTGGCCGTGGATCGCCAGCAGCCGACGGTGCCGGTCGTAAGCCCGGTCGAAGACCCGCGTGGCCGCCGGACGGGGCACGAACCGGCGCGGCGTGCCCGTGCGATGCCGGGCGAGGAACCCGCCCCAGTCGCCGCCGCGGCCAGCCAGCGTGTCGGCGCGATGCTTCGCCAACAGCGTTGCGCCCCACGCCGTGCCCTCCGTCGCGCCGTCGAGGATCGACACCGGCGTGTTGAAGGCGTCGGCGAGCAGCTGGCCGAGCGCCGGCGTCTTCGTCAGGCCCCCGGAGAGGACGATCTCCGTTCGCGGGAAGCCCTGGGCATCGAGCAGGTCGCTGCCCACGCGCAGGTTGAAGATCGTCGCCAGGAGCATCGCCTTGGCGACGTTGCCCGGCGTGGCGTTCGTGCCGTCGAGTCCGATCACGCAGGCCGTGCCGCCGCGCGACACGCCAAGCCCCGGCTCGTCGTCGAGGAACGGCAGGGCGACGAGGCCGCCGCAGTCATCGGCTGCGGCCAGCACCTCCGGCATCACCGCCGCGAAGGCGTCGGCGCCGGACTGCAGCCGCCCGAACATCTCCACCACGGTGTTCATCGCCGTCGTGCCGTTCCGCAGAAAGACCATGTTGATCGGCTTGCCGTCCGGCGCGCAGAAGTGGTCGATGCCGGTGGCCACGCCCTGGAAGGCCCGGTCGCCGACCGAGTTGGCGACGACGCTCGTGCCGAAGCTCATCGCCACCATGCCGGCGTCGCCGATCAGCGAGCCCGCCAGCGCCGCCGGCTGGTCCCCCTCGGCGGGCGCCACGGGAATCCCCGCCGGCAGGCCGAGCAGTGCGGCGCCGTGGGCGTCGAGCGTGCCACCATCCGCGCCGGCCCGACGCACCGCCGGCAGGAGCGCGGCGAGCGGCGGGACGCGGCGGCCAGGGCAGGTCGCCGCCACGAGCGCGTCGAATTCAGCCAGCAGCCGCTCGTCGTAGTCGAGGGTCGCCTGATCGATCGGAAACATCCCCGAGGCGTCGCCGATGCCGAGCGTCCAGCCGCCGGTGAGGCGGCGCGCGATCCAGCCGGCGGGCGTCGTCAGGTGTGCGACGCGGGCCGCGGTGTCGGGCCGGTTGCGGATCGTCCACAGCCAGCGGGCGGCTGTGATCCGCTTCGGCATCTTGACGCCGAAGCGGGACGTCAGTTCGTGCCCCTCCTCCTCGTTGCGGCCGTCGCACCAGAGCCGCGTCGCCGCCAGCGGTGCGCCCGCGGCGTCGCAGAGCACCTCGCCATGCATCTGTCCGGAGATGCCGATCGCCAGCACATCGGGCTCCAGGCCGGACGCGGCGAGCGCCTTCCGCAGGTCGGCCATCGCCGTGGCCAGCGCGGCCTCCCAATCGGCGGGCTGCTGCTCGTAGCACTCCCGTTCCAGCCCCGGCACCATCTCGTAGTCGCCGTGGCCGTGGGCGAGGATTCGCATGTCGTCGTCGGTGAAGATCACCGACAGTCCCTGCGTGCCGGCGTCGATGCCCAGGTAGCCAGTCCGTTTCATGCCGCGTGTCCTCGCGTCGGTTGCGTACGAATCATCCCATCGTGGGGCATTCGCGGGGATGTTTCAACGTGCCCCGGTGTCGCCGCCCCGAGCCGGGCAGCGCGTCCGGGTGTGTTGTCCGCGTATCTCGCCCATGGAGCACGGGATGCATGGGGCTCCGGCTGGTCGTCCGGACTGTATATATAGTGGTCGTCTGCCAGGGCCGGTCATGCGGCGGCCCGGCTGCCGCCTGCCCCGTCGTCGAGGAGTCGAGCCATGAACAGTGTGCGAGGAGTGTCCACGTGCCACCGGCCCGCGCGGCTGATCGGCCTGGCGGCGGCGGTGTGCTTCGGCGGCAGCCTCGTGTCGGCCAGCGCCGCGCCCGATCCCGCGCCGGCCGCGGGCAGTGCAGCGGTGAAGCCGGCGGCGCCGGCCGCGAAGGTCACCGAGCATGGCCGCTGGGTGATCGGCGCCGATTACGGGAAGGATGGCGGCCTGCTGCTCACGGTCGGCGGCGAGAGCCTGCTGTATCGCCCCGGCGACGCGACGCTCTGGAACGGGGACGGGACGCGGATCGGCGATCTCGTCGGCCACCCGACGTCGGTCTGGGCGGCGCGGATCTCGCAGGACGGCAGCCGGGCGGCGACGGCCGGCTACGACGGGCTGGTGAAGGTCTGGGATGTCGCCACCCGCGCG contains the following coding sequences:
- the araB gene encoding ATPase — translated: MKRTGYLGIDAGTQGLSVIFTDDDMRILAHGHGDYEMVPGLERECYEQQPADWEAALATAMADLRKALAASGLEPDVLAIGISGQMHGEVLCDAAGAPLAATRLWCDGRNEEEGHELTSRFGVKMPKRITAARWLWTIRNRPDTAARVAHLTTPAGWIARRLTGGWTLGIGDASGMFPIDQATLDYDERLLAEFDALVAATCPGRRVPPLAALLPAVRRAGADGGTLDAHGAALLGLPAGIPVAPAEGDQPAALAGSLIGDAGMVAMSFGTSVVANSVGDRAFQGVATGIDHFCAPDGKPINMVFLRNGTTAMNTVVEMFGRLQSGADAFAAVMPEVLAAADDCGGLVALPFLDDEPGLGVSRGGTACVIGLDGTNATPGNVAKAMLLATIFNLRVGSDLLDAQGFPRTEIVLSGGLTKTPALGQLLADAFNTPVSILDGATEGTAWGATLLAKHRADTLAGRGGDWGGFLARHRTGTPRRFVPRPAATRVFDRAYDRHRRLLAIHGQLDAVVAR